In Thermosynechococcus sichuanensis E542, a single genomic region encodes these proteins:
- a CDS encoding DevA family ABC transporter ATP-binding protein — protein sequence MEPVIQIQGLNHYFGQGQLRKQILFDLCTRIDAGEIVIMTGPSGSGKTTLLTLIGALRSAQEGSLRVLGQELRNATKEQQIQIRRQTGYIFQAHNLLHALTARQNVQMALDLQPHLSPQEVRERVEAMLCAVGLGERLDYYPHELSGGQKQRVAIARALVGHPKIVLADEPTAALDKKSGRDVVEIMRTLAREQGCTILIVTHDNRILDVADRIIHMEDGRLSETTIGISA from the coding sequence ATGGAGCCAGTGATCCAAATTCAAGGCCTCAATCACTACTTTGGTCAAGGGCAACTGCGCAAGCAAATTCTCTTTGATCTCTGCACTCGCATTGATGCGGGCGAAATAGTGATCATGACCGGGCCTTCAGGGTCAGGGAAGACCACACTGTTAACCCTGATTGGCGCCTTGCGATCGGCACAAGAGGGCAGTCTGCGGGTTCTCGGTCAGGAGCTACGCAACGCTACCAAAGAGCAGCAGATTCAAATTCGCCGCCAAACGGGCTACATTTTCCAAGCGCACAATCTGCTCCATGCCTTGACAGCACGCCAAAATGTGCAGATGGCGCTGGATTTGCAACCCCACCTCAGTCCACAGGAAGTCCGAGAACGCGTGGAAGCAATGCTGTGTGCCGTTGGCCTTGGAGAGCGCCTTGACTACTATCCCCATGAACTTTCAGGGGGGCAAAAGCAACGGGTGGCGATCGCCCGCGCTCTGGTGGGACACCCCAAAATTGTCCTTGCTGATGAACCCACGGCTGCTCTCGATAAAAAATCCGGTCGCGATGTGGTGGAAATCATGCGTACCCTTGCCCGTGAACAGGGCTGCACGATTTTAATTGTGACCCACGATAACCGCATTCTCGATGTGGCCGATCGCATTATTCACATGGAAGATGGCCGCCTCTCAGAAACTACGATTGGCATTTCTGCCTAG
- the rpoB gene encoding DNA-directed RNA polymerase subunit beta translates to MASNQIYTPPAFTLPDLVEIQRASFRWFLEEGLIEELESFSPITDYTGKIELHFLAKDYRLKEPKYSVDEAKRRDATYSMQMYVPTRLINKENGNIIDQDVFIGDLPLMTDRGTFIINGAERVIVNQIVRSPGVYYKSETDKNGRRTYNASLIPNRGAWLKFETDKNDLLWVRIDKTRKLSAHVLLKALGLTDSEILERLRHPEYYQKTVEKEGKFSEEEALIELYKKLRPGEPPTVSGGQQLLESRFFDPKRYDLGRVGRYKLNRKLQLNIPDTVRILTPEDILAAIDYLINLEFDLGTIDDIDHLGNRRVRSVGELLQNQVRVGLNRLERIIRERMTVSDTDSLTPTSLVNPKPLVAAIKEFFGSSQLSQFMDQTNPLAELTHKRRLSALGPGGLTRERAGFAVRDIHPSHYGRICPIETPEGPNAGLIGSLATHARVNEYGFIETPFYPVKDGRVLKDQPPVYMTADEEDDKRVAPGDVPTDENGYILGDVVPVRYRQDFTTTTPDQVDYVAVSPVQIISVATSLIPFLEHDDANRALMGSNMQRQAVPLLRPQRPLVGTGLEAQAARDSGMVVLSQTNGVVTYVDANQIRVKTDNGPEMTYTLQKYQRSNQDTCLNQRPIVFVGDRVQAGQVIADGSATEGGELALGQNILVAYMPWEGYNYEDAILISERLVQEDVYTSIHIEKYEIEARQTKLGPEEITREVPNVSEDALRQLDENGIIRIGAFVEAGDILVGKVTPKGESDQPPEEKLLRAIFGEKARDVRDNSLRVPNGEKGRVVDVRVFTREQGDELPPGANMVVRVYVAQKRKIQVGDKMAGRHGNKGIISRILPVEDMPFLPDGRPVDIVLNPLGVPSRMNVGQVYECLLGWAGECLGRRFKITPFDEMHGKEKSRETVHAKLQEAKEVTGQDWVFNPENPGKMVVYDGRTGEPFDRPVTVGMAYMLKLVHLVDDKIHARSTGPYSLVTQQPLGGKAQQGGQRFGEMEVWALEAYGAAYTLQELLTVKSDDMQGRNEALNAIVKGQSIPRPGTPESFKVLMRELQSLCLDISVRKASIPSFEDDGETKPDPEVDLMVDVSPRRTPARPTIDYSALDDTDDKEGATTF, encoded by the coding sequence ATGGCTAGTAATCAGATTTACACGCCACCCGCTTTTACCTTGCCAGACCTTGTCGAGATTCAGCGGGCCAGCTTCCGATGGTTTCTTGAAGAAGGCCTCATTGAAGAGCTAGAGAGTTTCTCCCCCATTACTGATTATACCGGCAAAATTGAGTTGCACTTTTTGGCCAAGGACTACCGACTCAAGGAGCCGAAGTATAGCGTAGATGAGGCCAAACGGCGGGATGCCACCTACTCAATGCAAATGTATGTCCCGACTCGCCTCATTAACAAAGAAAACGGTAATATCATTGACCAAGATGTGTTCATCGGCGATCTGCCCCTGATGACCGATCGCGGGACGTTTATTATCAATGGTGCAGAGCGCGTCATTGTCAACCAGATTGTCCGCAGTCCCGGCGTTTACTACAAATCAGAAACCGACAAAAATGGTCGCCGCACCTACAATGCCAGCCTGATTCCCAACCGCGGCGCTTGGCTGAAATTTGAAACTGATAAAAATGATCTGCTGTGGGTACGCATTGACAAAACCCGTAAGCTCTCGGCGCACGTTCTCCTCAAGGCCTTGGGGTTAACCGATAGCGAAATCCTCGAGCGGCTGCGTCACCCCGAGTACTACCAAAAAACCGTTGAAAAAGAAGGCAAATTCTCCGAGGAAGAGGCTCTCATTGAACTGTACAAAAAACTGCGTCCAGGGGAGCCGCCCACGGTTTCAGGGGGACAACAGCTTCTAGAGTCGCGCTTCTTTGATCCCAAACGCTACGATCTTGGCCGCGTGGGTCGCTACAAGCTCAACCGCAAGTTGCAGTTGAATATTCCCGATACAGTGCGCATCCTCACCCCAGAGGATATTCTTGCGGCCATTGATTATCTGATTAACCTTGAGTTTGATCTGGGCACCATTGATGACATTGACCACTTGGGCAACCGCCGCGTCCGTTCGGTGGGTGAATTGCTGCAAAACCAAGTGCGCGTCGGCCTTAATCGTTTAGAGCGGATTATTCGCGAGCGGATGACGGTGTCTGACACGGATTCTTTGACACCCACTTCGCTGGTCAATCCGAAGCCCTTGGTGGCGGCGATTAAGGAATTCTTTGGCTCTAGCCAGCTTTCCCAATTCATGGATCAAACCAACCCCCTCGCAGAACTGACCCACAAACGGCGCTTGAGTGCCCTAGGTCCCGGCGGTCTCACCCGTGAACGGGCGGGTTTTGCGGTGCGGGATATTCACCCTAGCCACTACGGTCGCATTTGCCCCATTGAAACCCCTGAAGGCCCCAACGCTGGGTTGATTGGTTCTTTGGCGACCCATGCCCGCGTCAATGAATATGGCTTTATTGAGACGCCTTTCTATCCCGTGAAAGATGGCCGCGTCCTCAAGGATCAGCCCCCTGTTTACATGACCGCTGACGAAGAGGATGACAAACGGGTGGCGCCCGGGGATGTGCCCACCGATGAAAACGGCTACATCCTTGGGGATGTGGTGCCCGTGCGTTATCGCCAAGATTTCACCACCACCACCCCCGATCAGGTGGACTACGTAGCGGTTTCGCCGGTGCAGATTATCTCTGTGGCCACATCGCTGATTCCCTTTCTTGAGCACGATGACGCCAACCGTGCCCTTATGGGATCGAACATGCAGCGGCAGGCGGTGCCATTGCTGCGTCCTCAGCGTCCCTTAGTCGGTACGGGTCTAGAGGCTCAGGCCGCACGGGACTCTGGGATGGTGGTTCTCAGCCAGACCAATGGCGTGGTCACCTATGTGGATGCCAATCAAATTCGCGTCAAAACCGATAATGGTCCTGAGATGACCTACACGCTGCAAAAGTATCAGCGTTCCAACCAAGATACCTGCTTGAATCAACGGCCGATTGTCTTTGTCGGCGATCGCGTCCAAGCGGGGCAAGTGATTGCCGATGGCTCCGCCACTGAGGGGGGTGAACTTGCCCTTGGCCAAAACATCCTTGTCGCCTATATGCCTTGGGAAGGCTACAACTACGAAGACGCGATCCTGATCAGCGAACGGCTGGTGCAAGAGGATGTCTATACCTCCATCCACATTGAAAAGTATGAGATCGAGGCGCGGCAAACCAAACTCGGTCCTGAGGAAATTACCCGCGAGGTGCCCAACGTCTCGGAAGATGCCCTGCGGCAGTTGGATGAAAACGGCATTATCCGCATCGGTGCCTTTGTCGAGGCAGGCGATATTCTCGTCGGTAAAGTCACCCCCAAAGGGGAATCGGATCAGCCCCCCGAAGAAAAACTCCTGCGTGCCATCTTTGGTGAAAAAGCACGGGATGTGCGGGATAACTCCCTGCGGGTGCCCAATGGTGAAAAAGGTCGCGTGGTTGATGTGCGCGTCTTTACCCGTGAACAGGGGGATGAGCTACCCCCCGGCGCCAATATGGTGGTGCGGGTCTATGTGGCACAGAAGCGCAAAATCCAAGTGGGAGATAAAATGGCCGGCCGCCACGGCAACAAGGGGATTATTTCCCGCATTCTCCCTGTAGAGGATATGCCCTTCCTGCCCGATGGTCGCCCCGTGGATATTGTGCTCAATCCCTTGGGGGTGCCCTCACGGATGAATGTGGGACAAGTCTATGAGTGTTTGCTGGGCTGGGCTGGGGAGTGCCTTGGTCGTCGCTTCAAAATTACGCCCTTTGATGAAATGCACGGCAAGGAAAAATCCCGCGAAACTGTCCATGCCAAGCTACAAGAGGCCAAAGAAGTCACGGGTCAAGATTGGGTCTTTAATCCTGAGAATCCGGGCAAAATGGTCGTCTATGATGGCCGCACCGGTGAACCCTTTGACCGACCCGTGACGGTGGGGATGGCCTATATGCTGAAGCTTGTGCACTTGGTGGACGATAAGATCCACGCCCGCTCCACAGGGCCTTACTCCTTGGTGACCCAACAGCCCCTCGGTGGTAAAGCCCAACAAGGTGGTCAGCGCTTTGGCGAAATGGAGGTGTGGGCACTGGAGGCCTATGGTGCCGCCTATACTCTCCAAGAGTTGCTGACGGTCAAGTCCGATGATATGCAAGGACGCAATGAAGCCCTCAATGCCATTGTTAAGGGGCAATCCATTCCCCGACCGGGCACGCCAGAGTCCTTCAAGGTGCTGATGCGGGAGCTGCAATCCCTGTGCTTGGATATTTCCGTGCGCAAGGCCAGTATTCCCAGCTTTGAGGACGATGGCGAAACGAAACCTGACCCCGAGGTGGATTTGATGGTGGATGTCAGCCCTCGTCGTACACCGGCACGACCCACCATTGACTACAGTGCCCTAGACGACACGGACGACAAAGAAGGGGCAACCACATTCTAA
- a CDS encoding DNA-directed RNA polymerase subunit gamma, with protein MPRIEQRFDYVKVSLASPERIIQWGQRTLPNGQVVGEVTKPETINYRTLKPEMDGLFCERIFGPAKDWECHCGKYKRVRHRGIVCERCGVEVTESRVRRHRMGYIKLAAPVTHVWYLKGIPSYMAILLDMPLRDVEQIVYFNSYVVLDPGNHPALSYKQLLSEDQWQEIEEEIYSEDSELEGIEVGIGAEAIQRLLRDLDLQAEADQLRQEILNSKGQKRAKLIKRLRVIDNFIATGSKPEWMVLTVIPVIPPDLRPMVQLDGGRFATSDLNDLYRRVINRNNRLARLQEILAPEIIVRNEKRMLQEAVDALIDNGRRGRTVVGANNRPLKSLSDIIEGKQGRFRQNLLGKRVDYSGRSVIVVGPKLKMHQCGLPREMAIELFQPFVIHRLIRQQIVNNIKAAKRMIQRNDPQIWDVLEEVIEGHPVLLNRAPTLHRLGIQAFEPILVEGRAIQLHPLVCPAFNADFDGDQMAVHVPLSIEAQAEARMLMLASNNILSPATGKPIITPSQDMVLGCYYLTAENPKLPDYSDRYYANFQDVVIAYEQGHLPLHAFVWVRYDGEVDDGDTSEPRITTYEDGSRLLEYPLRRIKEDANGQLISQYIRTTPGRIIYNQTIQEALAS; from the coding sequence ATGCCCAGAATCGAGCAACGCTTTGATTATGTAAAAGTGTCTCTCGCGTCACCGGAGCGCATCATCCAATGGGGACAGCGCACACTGCCCAACGGTCAAGTGGTGGGCGAGGTGACCAAGCCAGAAACCATCAACTACCGCACACTTAAGCCGGAGATGGATGGCCTCTTCTGCGAGCGGATTTTTGGCCCCGCCAAGGATTGGGAGTGCCACTGCGGTAAGTACAAACGGGTGCGCCATCGCGGCATTGTCTGCGAACGCTGTGGTGTTGAAGTCACCGAATCGCGGGTGCGCCGCCATCGCATGGGCTACATTAAGTTGGCTGCCCCGGTGACCCATGTCTGGTATCTGAAGGGGATTCCCAGCTACATGGCGATCCTACTGGATATGCCCCTGCGGGATGTAGAGCAAATTGTCTATTTCAACTCCTATGTGGTGCTAGATCCGGGCAATCACCCCGCCCTCAGCTACAAGCAGCTCCTGAGCGAAGATCAGTGGCAGGAAATCGAAGAAGAAATCTACAGCGAAGACTCAGAGCTAGAGGGCATTGAGGTGGGCATTGGGGCGGAAGCCATTCAACGCCTGCTGCGGGATTTAGATCTGCAAGCAGAGGCTGACCAACTGCGGCAGGAAATCCTCAACTCCAAGGGGCAAAAACGCGCCAAGCTCATCAAGCGGCTGCGGGTCATTGATAACTTTATTGCCACTGGTTCCAAGCCGGAATGGATGGTCTTGACGGTGATTCCCGTGATTCCACCGGATCTGCGGCCAATGGTGCAGTTAGATGGGGGGCGCTTTGCCACCTCTGACCTCAATGACTTGTACCGCCGCGTCATTAACCGTAATAACCGCCTTGCCCGCCTGCAAGAAATCCTTGCCCCCGAAATTATTGTCCGCAACGAGAAGCGGATGCTTCAAGAGGCGGTGGATGCCCTGATTGATAATGGGCGGCGCGGTCGCACCGTAGTGGGCGCCAATAACCGTCCCCTGAAGTCCCTTTCCGACATTATTGAGGGCAAACAGGGTCGCTTCCGCCAAAACCTACTTGGAAAACGGGTGGATTACTCGGGGCGTTCAGTGATTGTGGTCGGGCCAAAACTGAAAATGCACCAGTGCGGCCTGCCTCGGGAAATGGCCATTGAACTCTTCCAGCCCTTTGTGATTCACCGCTTGATTCGCCAACAAATTGTCAACAATATTAAGGCGGCAAAGCGGATGATCCAGCGCAATGACCCCCAAATTTGGGATGTGTTGGAGGAGGTCATTGAGGGTCACCCGGTGCTGCTCAACCGGGCACCAACGCTCCACCGTTTGGGGATTCAGGCCTTTGAGCCAATTCTGGTGGAAGGGCGTGCCATTCAACTGCACCCCTTGGTGTGTCCCGCCTTCAACGCGGACTTTGACGGTGACCAAATGGCGGTGCACGTGCCCCTCTCGATTGAAGCCCAGGCGGAGGCGCGGATGCTGATGCTGGCCTCCAATAATATCCTGTCGCCGGCCACGGGCAAGCCAATTATTACCCCTAGCCAAGATATGGTTTTGGGCTGCTATTACTTGACGGCAGAAAATCCGAAGCTACCGGATTATAGCGATCGCTACTATGCCAACTTCCAAGACGTGGTTATAGCCTACGAACAGGGACACTTGCCGCTCCATGCCTTTGTCTGGGTGCGCTACGACGGCGAGGTGGACGATGGTGACACCAGTGAACCCCGAATTACGACCTATGAGGATGGCTCCCGTTTGCTGGAGTATCCCCTGCGGCGGATTAAGGAGGATGCCAACGGTCAACTCATTTCCCAATACATCCGCACCACCCCCGGTCGCATCATCTACAACCAAACGATTCAAGAAGCCCTAGCCAGTTAA
- a CDS encoding DNA-directed RNA polymerase subunit beta'': protein MTEKKPVFFNRIIDKKGLRDLIAWSFSNFGTARTAEMADKVKDLGFRYATRAGVSISVDDLLVPPKKQELLEAAEKEIKTAQERYSRGEITEVERFQKVIDTWNTTNEELKNEVVRHFRNTDVLNSVYMMAFSGARGNLSQVRQLVGMRGLMANPQGEIIDLPIKTNFREGLTVTEYIISSYGARKGLVDTALRTADSGYLTRRLVDVSQDVIIREEDCETERGITLRSMTVGDKVLALEDRLLGRVVLNDVCHPETGEVLVAKNQAISADLAKKIVDAGIEEVVVRSPLTCEATGSVCRLCYGWSLAHAKLVDMGEAVGIIAAQSIGEPGTQLTMRTFHTGGVFTGEVARQERAPFAGTVEYGKKLRVRPYRTRHGDDAFIVETAGKLVIKSGQQSQEFDLSQGSIVLVADGETVEAGQLLAEVAQASRSVRKSTEKVTKDVASDLAGQVKFVNLEAEEKRDRQGTTTRIAPKGGLIWVLSGEVYNLPPGAEPVVKNGDRIEAGAVLAETTVKTEHGGVVRLPEQQDSKGGREVEIITASVMLDKAKVLKETQQGREHYIIETATGQRFSLKAAPGTKVANGQVVAELIDDRYHTTTGGILKYADIEVAKKGKAKQGYEVLKGGTLLWIPEETHEVNKDISLLMVEDNQYVEAGTEVVKDIFCQNSGVVEVIQKNDILREIIIKPGELHLVDDPEAARLKHGMLARPGEEVLPGLVVETLSQVDYLEDTPEGPAILLRPVQEFSVPDEPSVPSQDSSDSSGQSIRLRAVQRLPYKHDERVKSVDGVDLLRTQLVLEIGSEAPQLAADIEIVTDEVDPEAQRLQLVILESLVIRRDIAADQTQGSTFTSLLVKDGDHIGPGAVIARTDIKAKQAGEVQGILRSGESVRRILVVTESDRLRIETNGAKPTVKVGDLVRPGDELAKGVSAPETAAVMAVADDHVLLRLARPYLVSPGAVLQIEDGDLVQRGDNLALLVFERAKTGDIIQGLPRIEELLEARHPKEKCVLAVRPGTCQVTYNSDDSVDIKVIEEDGTIQEYPVLPGQNPLVVDGQKVNLADPLTDGPVDPHDILSIYFEYYKPQGLLKAAQISLEKVQSFLVNEVQSVYLTQGIEIADKHIEVVVRQMTSKVRIDDAGDTIVLSGELMSLRQAEQANEPMALTGGAPAQYTPVLLGITKASLNTDSFISAASFQETTRVLTEAAIEGKSDWLRGLKENVIIGRLIPAGTGFNSYEESSNGDEEWEEGEDRLGQTHVISPEPEPPTMTVNVTADLGEDVLIDDETAPHVIEKITGRTRDFEFASSDADDEEDDLTDEDDDYGDEEEDDTF, encoded by the coding sequence ATGACTGAGAAAAAGCCTGTTTTCTTTAACCGCATCATTGACAAAAAAGGCTTGCGGGACCTGATTGCTTGGTCGTTTAGCAACTTTGGCACCGCCCGCACAGCGGAAATGGCTGATAAAGTCAAAGACCTTGGCTTTCGCTATGCCACCCGCGCCGGCGTCTCCATCAGTGTGGATGACCTGCTTGTGCCCCCGAAAAAGCAGGAACTCCTCGAAGCCGCCGAAAAGGAAATTAAAACCGCTCAGGAGCGCTACTCGCGGGGTGAAATTACGGAGGTGGAACGCTTCCAGAAGGTGATTGACACCTGGAACACCACCAACGAAGAACTGAAAAACGAGGTGGTGCGCCACTTCCGCAATACCGATGTCCTCAACTCCGTCTATATGATGGCCTTCTCCGGGGCGCGGGGGAATCTCTCCCAAGTGCGTCAGTTGGTGGGAATGCGGGGGTTGATGGCCAATCCCCAAGGGGAAATCATTGACCTGCCCATTAAAACCAACTTCCGCGAAGGGCTGACGGTGACGGAGTACATTATCTCCTCCTATGGTGCCCGCAAGGGACTGGTGGATACGGCACTGCGGACGGCGGACTCCGGTTACCTGACCCGGCGCTTGGTGGATGTCTCCCAAGATGTGATTATCCGCGAAGAGGATTGTGAAACGGAGCGGGGCATTACGCTGCGCAGTATGACGGTGGGGGATAAGGTACTGGCCCTAGAGGACCGGCTTTTGGGCCGGGTGGTGCTCAATGATGTCTGCCATCCAGAAACCGGCGAAGTGCTGGTGGCCAAAAATCAAGCCATCTCTGCTGATCTGGCCAAGAAAATTGTTGATGCGGGTATCGAAGAAGTAGTGGTGCGATCGCCCCTCACCTGCGAGGCCACTGGCTCGGTGTGTCGTCTCTGCTATGGCTGGAGCCTTGCCCACGCCAAATTGGTGGATATGGGAGAAGCCGTAGGGATTATTGCTGCTCAATCCATTGGTGAACCCGGTACGCAGTTGACAATGCGCACGTTCCACACGGGCGGGGTGTTTACGGGGGAAGTGGCTCGCCAAGAGCGTGCTCCCTTTGCTGGTACGGTGGAGTACGGCAAGAAATTACGGGTACGTCCCTACCGCACGCGTCACGGGGATGATGCCTTTATTGTCGAAACCGCTGGCAAGCTGGTGATCAAAAGTGGTCAGCAAAGCCAAGAATTTGACCTCTCCCAAGGGTCAATTGTGCTAGTGGCGGATGGTGAAACCGTTGAAGCGGGTCAATTATTGGCGGAAGTGGCGCAGGCCTCCCGCAGTGTCCGCAAGTCCACGGAGAAAGTGACCAAGGATGTGGCCTCGGATTTGGCGGGTCAAGTGAAGTTCGTCAACCTTGAGGCAGAGGAGAAGCGCGATCGCCAAGGCACCACCACCCGCATTGCCCCCAAAGGTGGCTTGATTTGGGTACTGTCGGGGGAAGTCTATAACCTGCCCCCTGGTGCGGAGCCGGTTGTGAAAAATGGCGATCGCATTGAAGCTGGGGCTGTCCTCGCCGAAACCACGGTAAAAACCGAGCATGGCGGTGTCGTCCGTCTCCCTGAGCAACAGGACAGCAAAGGGGGTCGCGAGGTGGAAATTATTACTGCCTCGGTGATGCTCGATAAAGCGAAGGTGCTCAAAGAAACGCAGCAGGGACGCGAGCATTACATTATTGAAACCGCCACTGGTCAGCGGTTCTCCCTGAAGGCTGCCCCCGGTACAAAAGTCGCCAACGGTCAAGTGGTGGCCGAACTCATTGACGATCGCTACCACACCACAACGGGCGGTATCCTCAAATATGCCGACATCGAAGTGGCCAAAAAAGGCAAAGCCAAGCAGGGCTATGAAGTCCTCAAGGGGGGGACGCTGCTGTGGATCCCCGAAGAAACCCATGAGGTGAATAAGGATATTTCCCTACTGATGGTAGAAGACAACCAATACGTCGAAGCGGGGACTGAGGTTGTCAAGGACATCTTCTGCCAAAACAGTGGTGTCGTTGAAGTCATCCAGAAAAACGACATCCTGCGGGAAATTATTATCAAGCCCGGCGAACTGCACCTTGTGGATGATCCGGAAGCGGCACGGCTGAAGCACGGCATGTTGGCACGTCCCGGTGAAGAGGTTCTCCCCGGCCTTGTGGTGGAAACCCTCTCGCAAGTGGATTATCTGGAGGACACCCCCGAAGGGCCAGCGATTCTGCTGCGCCCCGTCCAAGAATTTAGCGTTCCTGATGAGCCATCGGTACCCAGCCAAGACTCCAGTGATAGCTCAGGGCAGTCCATTCGCCTGCGGGCCGTACAGCGGTTGCCCTACAAACACGATGAGCGAGTTAAATCCGTTGATGGCGTTGATCTGCTGCGGACGCAGCTCGTCCTTGAAATTGGCAGCGAAGCCCCGCAACTGGCCGCTGACATTGAAATTGTGACGGATGAGGTGGATCCAGAAGCCCAGCGCCTCCAACTGGTGATTTTGGAATCCTTGGTGATTCGCCGTGACATTGCTGCAGATCAAACCCAAGGCAGTACGTTTACTTCCCTCTTGGTCAAAGATGGCGATCACATTGGCCCCGGTGCCGTGATTGCCCGCACGGACATCAAAGCCAAGCAGGCGGGTGAGGTACAGGGGATTTTGCGCAGTGGCGAATCGGTTCGCCGCATTCTGGTGGTTACTGAGAGCGATCGCCTGCGGATCGAGACCAACGGGGCTAAACCCACGGTCAAAGTTGGCGATCTCGTGCGTCCCGGCGATGAACTTGCCAAGGGAGTAAGTGCCCCAGAAACAGCAGCGGTAATGGCGGTAGCCGATGACCACGTGCTCCTGCGCCTAGCCCGTCCCTACCTTGTCTCACCGGGGGCAGTGCTGCAAATTGAGGACGGTGACCTTGTGCAGCGGGGGGATAACCTCGCCCTGTTGGTGTTTGAGCGGGCGAAAACGGGTGACATCATCCAAGGGTTACCTCGGATTGAAGAACTCCTTGAAGCGCGCCATCCCAAGGAAAAATGCGTGCTGGCTGTGCGCCCCGGCACCTGTCAAGTCACCTACAACAGTGATGACAGCGTAGATATCAAAGTCATTGAAGAGGACGGCACAATTCAGGAATACCCTGTCCTGCCGGGTCAAAACCCCTTGGTGGTGGATGGTCAAAAGGTCAATCTCGCTGACCCCCTCACCGATGGTCCTGTGGATCCCCACGACATCCTCTCAATTTACTTTGAGTACTACAAACCCCAAGGGTTGCTCAAAGCCGCCCAAATTAGCCTTGAGAAGGTGCAATCCTTCTTGGTCAACGAGGTACAGTCGGTGTATCTCACCCAAGGTATTGAGATTGCCGATAAACACATTGAGGTGGTTGTCCGCCAGATGACCTCCAAGGTGCGGATTGATGATGCCGGCGATACAATTGTTCTCTCTGGGGAACTCATGAGTCTGCGCCAAGCGGAGCAAGCCAACGAACCCATGGCACTCACGGGTGGTGCACCGGCCCAATATACCCCCGTCCTCCTGGGGATTACCAAGGCCTCGCTGAATACCGATAGCTTTATTTCAGCCGCCAGTTTCCAAGAGACGACACGGGTACTCACGGAAGCGGCCATTGAAGGCAAGTCCGATTGGCTGCGGGGACTCAAGGAAAACGTGATCATTGGCCGTCTTATCCCAGCGGGCACCGGCTTCAACAGCTACGAGGAAAGTAGCAATGGTGACGAAGAGTGGGAAGAGGGAGAAGATCGCTTGGGTCAAACCCACGTTATCAGCCCTGAACCCGAACCACCAACGATGACGGTCAATGTCACTGCTGACCTTGGTGAGGATGTTCTCATTGACGATGAAACCGCGCCCCACGTGATTGAAAAAATCACTGGACGGACTCGTGATTTTGAATTCGCCAGTAGTGATGCTGACGATGAGGAGGATGACCTCACAGACGAGGACGATGACTATGGGGATGAAGAGGAGGATGACACCTTCTAA
- a CDS encoding M48 family metallopeptidase — translation MPVSAYSSLRADQFRHPRDREATQALQQLPGLDILVRSLLGSVAEQALYLENIGSSLRLSEQQLPDIYGLHIEACRILGLEPPQLYLKQHPVPNAYTFAMRGKQPFVVLHSALVELLTPRELQAVLAHELGHLKCEHGVYLTIANLLLFATSQLSPWGLLLAQGLQTQLMHWLRCAELTCDRAALLVTQDPRVVASVLMKLCGGSPQWSDRLNLDAFIAQAREYDAADRGWYNLFKELQASQLTHPLPVLRAREILAWAETQQYDRLVKQLHSARE, via the coding sequence ATGCCTGTTTCAGCGTATTCCAGCCTCAGGGCGGATCAGTTTCGTCATCCCCGCGATCGCGAGGCCACCCAAGCACTCCAACAACTGCCGGGGTTAGATATTCTTGTGCGATCGCTCCTCGGTTCGGTGGCGGAGCAGGCTCTTTACCTTGAAAACATTGGCAGTAGTCTGCGCCTGAGTGAACAGCAACTCCCAGACATTTACGGGCTTCATATCGAGGCTTGCCGTATTTTAGGTCTAGAGCCACCTCAACTGTATTTGAAACAGCATCCGGTTCCCAATGCCTATACCTTTGCCATGCGGGGCAAGCAACCCTTTGTGGTACTGCACTCCGCGCTGGTGGAATTGCTGACGCCAAGAGAATTGCAGGCAGTGTTGGCCCATGAGTTGGGACATCTGAAGTGTGAGCATGGGGTGTATCTGACGATCGCCAACCTACTGCTTTTTGCCACTAGTCAACTTTCCCCTTGGGGCTTACTCTTGGCGCAGGGATTGCAAACCCAATTGATGCACTGGTTGCGCTGTGCCGAACTCACCTGCGATCGCGCGGCATTGTTGGTGACCCAAGACCCGCGTGTTGTCGCTTCGGTGCTCATGAAACTCTGTGGTGGTTCTCCGCAGTGGAGCGATCGCCTGAATCTTGACGCCTTCATTGCCCAGGCACGGGAATATGACGCTGCCGATCGGGGTTGGTACAACCTTTTCAAGGAATTGCAGGCCAGTCAACTCACCCACCCTTTACCTGTTCTGCGGGCACGGGAAATTCTTGCTTGGGCAGAAACTCAGCAGTACGATCGCCTCGTCAAGCAATTACACTCCGCTCGTGAATAA